One genomic segment of Nonomuraea coxensis DSM 45129 includes these proteins:
- a CDS encoding class I SAM-dependent methyltransferase produces the protein MSFALLGRRSQKAVLRRYFDWWHRRPDPWNLTGDAYEQHKYRTTLALLPAARPSRVLEAGCAEGVFTELLAEACPDAGITGIDISGKALERARRRAERFAGRVRFVHADLLDGSHRLRPGFDLVVCAETLYYVGGGERLRAASRRLVALLAPGGHLVLVHPWPEARRLHRFADAAPELAKVGEHVELDCARPFSVALYRAPRPRPAGNLNIFSPAPRRPGQQ, from the coding sequence GTGTCCTTCGCCCTGCTCGGCCGCCGCAGCCAGAAGGCGGTCCTGCGCCGCTACTTCGACTGGTGGCACCGCCGCCCCGACCCCTGGAACCTGACCGGCGACGCCTACGAGCAGCACAAGTACCGCACCACCCTGGCCCTGCTGCCCGCCGCGCGCCCGAGCCGCGTCCTGGAGGCCGGCTGCGCCGAAGGGGTCTTCACCGAACTGCTGGCCGAGGCGTGCCCGGACGCCGGGATCACCGGCATCGACATCTCCGGGAAGGCGCTGGAGCGGGCCCGGCGGCGTGCCGAGCGGTTCGCCGGGCGGGTCCGCTTCGTCCACGCCGACCTGCTCGACGGCTCCCACCGGCTCAGGCCCGGCTTCGACCTGGTGGTCTGCGCGGAGACCCTCTACTACGTGGGCGGCGGCGAGCGGCTGCGCGCCGCCTCGCGCCGGCTGGTCGCGCTGCTGGCCCCCGGCGGCCATCTGGTCCTCGTGCACCCGTGGCCGGAGGCGCGGCGGCTGCACCGCTTCGCCGACGCCGCGCCGGAGCTGGCCAAGGTCGGCGAACACGTCGAGCTGGACTGCGCGCGTCCGTTCTCGGTCGCGCTCTACCGGGCGCCGCGGCCCCGACCGGCCGGAAATCTCAACATTTTCTCGCCCGCTCCCCGGAGGCCCGGCCAGCAGTGA
- a CDS encoding S1C family serine protease, which yields MDANDPREQAAGGWTQFGDTPPSVGGFPRKEPVGPALPPPPPPPRRPGFALSRKAVAGLALAAMTALGVSALGGGAVGAYLAGADRPAATATASAPSPAFRTVADQLTVAEVAAKVQPSVVMIQGQSAEGSGVVLSEDGLILTNNHVVDGQGGALTVKFNDGRTAKAKTVGTDPATDLAVIRAEGVSGLAKATLGDSDQLKVGDDVLAVGSPLGLDGTVTAGIVSALDRTVTAGDGGGGQQFPWGQQQQQQSRTTTLGGMIQTDAAINPGNSGGALVNAAGELIGINSAVSSQGVNLGFAIPVNTAKQVSEQLISKGKVSHAFLGVSVTDATGDVPGALIRQVTEGSPAAKAGLKQGDLITKIGDTPVDGGDTVVGQVRGFTVGQQVRITYLRDGKENVVTATMQEQKQ from the coding sequence ATGGACGCGAACGACCCCCGCGAGCAGGCCGCCGGCGGCTGGACCCAGTTCGGTGACACGCCGCCCTCCGTGGGCGGGTTCCCCAGGAAGGAGCCCGTGGGCCCGGCGCTGCCGCCGCCCCCTCCGCCGCCGCGGCGGCCGGGGTTCGCGCTCAGCCGCAAGGCGGTCGCGGGGCTCGCGCTGGCGGCCATGACCGCGCTCGGGGTGTCGGCGCTCGGCGGCGGGGCCGTGGGGGCGTACCTGGCGGGGGCGGACCGCCCGGCCGCGACCGCGACGGCGAGCGCGCCGAGCCCGGCCTTCCGCACCGTGGCCGACCAGCTCACGGTGGCCGAGGTGGCGGCGAAGGTGCAGCCGTCGGTGGTGATGATCCAGGGCCAGAGCGCCGAGGGCTCAGGCGTGGTGCTGTCGGAGGACGGGCTGATCCTCACCAACAACCACGTCGTGGACGGGCAGGGCGGCGCACTGACCGTCAAGTTCAACGACGGCAGGACGGCCAAGGCCAAGACGGTCGGCACCGACCCGGCGACGGACCTCGCGGTCATCCGGGCCGAGGGCGTGTCGGGCCTGGCCAAGGCCACGCTCGGGGACAGCGACCAGCTCAAGGTGGGCGACGACGTGCTCGCCGTCGGCAGCCCGCTCGGCCTGGACGGCACGGTGACCGCCGGCATCGTCAGCGCGCTCGACCGCACGGTGACCGCCGGTGACGGCGGCGGCGGGCAGCAGTTCCCCTGGGGGCAACAGCAGCAGCAGCAGAGCCGGACGACCACGCTCGGCGGCATGATCCAGACCGACGCCGCGATCAACCCCGGCAACTCCGGCGGCGCCCTGGTCAACGCGGCCGGCGAGCTGATCGGCATCAACAGCGCGGTCTCCTCGCAGGGCGTCAACCTCGGCTTCGCCATCCCGGTGAACACCGCCAAGCAGGTGTCCGAGCAGCTCATCAGCAAGGGCAAGGTGAGCCACGCCTTCCTCGGCGTGAGCGTCACCGACGCCACCGGCGACGTGCCCGGCGCGCTCATCCGCCAGGTGACCGAGGGCAGCCCGGCGGCCAAGGCGGGGCTCAAGCAGGGCGACCTCATCACGAAGATCGGCGACACGCCGGTGGACGGCGGCGACACGGTCGTGGGGCAGGTCCGCGGGTTCACCGTGGGACAGCAGGTGCGGATCACGTACCTGCGCGACGGCAAGGAGAACGTCGTCACCGCGACGATGCAGGAGCAGAAGCAGTAG
- a CDS encoding EthD family reductase produces MAFQFIALYNHPESAEDFDKHYDGTHAPLAARLPGLRSYTALRPAGERPPYHLVAVLTFDDEAAFNAAMASEEGQATAADLANFAGAGVEMLMGPAGTIV; encoded by the coding sequence ATGGCATTCCAGTTCATCGCGCTCTACAACCACCCCGAGAGCGCCGAGGACTTCGACAAGCACTACGACGGCACGCACGCCCCGCTCGCCGCGCGGCTGCCGGGGCTGCGGTCGTACACGGCGCTGCGGCCGGCGGGGGAGCGGCCTCCGTACCATCTCGTCGCGGTCCTGACCTTCGACGACGAGGCCGCCTTCAACGCGGCGATGGCCAGCGAGGAGGGCCAGGCGACCGCGGCCGACCTGGCGAACTTCGCCGGCGCCGGCGTCGAGATGCTCATGGGGCCGGCGGGGACGATCGTCTGA
- a CDS encoding family 2B encapsulin nanocompartment shell protein, whose translation MMPTDPTEQRLSLDTRAARTLATTTKTRPQMQAITSRWLLRMLPWVDVRGGTYRVNRRLTHRVGRGRVSVVREGADDVRVIPETLAELRALRGYDDLDVLTAIAATFRPREVAPGEVIVAAGTPVTETCIVAHGRLEKQAVGKYGATEALGVLTDGDQFGDEALGQDDPRWSCTVRAATAGTILVSPWADFQRVLARAPGLRAHLDRYLAGLRRPVNRRGEAAVEIAAGHVGEPVIGGTFVDYDLRPREYELSVSQTVLRVHTRVADLYNHPMNQLEEQLRLTVHEVRERQEWELLNNREFGLLHNADYDQRLSTWSGPPTPDDLDDLISMRRKTRVLLAHPKAIAAFFRECNRRGLVPGGAEVGGHEIPAWRGIPIFPCGKIPVSAQQTTSRAARAAARPPTASAPASSR comes from the coding sequence ATGATGCCCACGGACCCCACCGAACAGCGGCTGAGCCTGGACACCAGGGCCGCGCGCACCCTGGCCACGACCACCAAGACCCGCCCCCAGATGCAGGCGATCACGTCCCGGTGGCTGCTGCGCATGCTGCCCTGGGTCGACGTGCGCGGCGGCACCTACCGGGTCAACCGGCGCCTCACCCACCGGGTGGGGCGCGGGCGGGTGAGCGTGGTGCGGGAGGGGGCCGACGACGTCCGGGTCATCCCCGAGACGCTGGCCGAGCTGCGGGCGCTGCGCGGCTACGACGACCTCGACGTGCTGACGGCCATCGCCGCCACGTTCAGGCCGCGCGAGGTCGCCCCGGGCGAGGTGATCGTGGCGGCGGGCACGCCGGTCACCGAGACCTGCATCGTCGCCCACGGCCGCCTGGAGAAGCAGGCCGTCGGCAAATACGGCGCCACCGAGGCCCTCGGCGTCCTCACCGACGGCGACCAGTTCGGCGACGAGGCCCTCGGCCAGGACGACCCCCGCTGGTCCTGCACGGTCAGGGCGGCCACCGCCGGCACGATCCTGGTCTCGCCGTGGGCCGACTTCCAGCGCGTCCTCGCCCGCGCCCCCGGCCTGCGCGCCCACCTCGACCGCTACCTCGCCGGCCTCCGCAGGCCCGTCAACCGGCGCGGCGAGGCGGCCGTCGAGATCGCCGCCGGCCACGTCGGCGAGCCCGTCATCGGCGGCACGTTCGTCGACTACGACCTCCGGCCGCGCGAGTACGAGCTGAGCGTGTCGCAGACCGTCCTCCGCGTCCACACCCGCGTGGCCGACCTCTACAACCACCCGATGAACCAGCTTGAGGAACAGCTCAGGCTCACGGTCCACGAGGTCCGCGAGCGCCAGGAGTGGGAGCTGCTCAACAACCGCGAGTTCGGCCTGCTCCACAACGCCGACTACGACCAGCGCCTGTCCACCTGGTCAGGCCCGCCCACGCCCGACGACCTGGACGACCTCATCAGCATGCGCCGCAAGACCCGCGTGCTGCTGGCCCATCCCAAGGCGATCGCCGCCTTCTTCCGCGAGTGCAACAGGCGCGGCCTCGTGCCGGGCGGCGCGGAGGTGGGCGGGCACGAGATCCCGGCCTGGAGAGGCATTCCGATCTTCCCCTGCGGCAAGATCCCGGTCAGCGCGCAGCAGACCACCTCGCGGGCCGCCCGCGCGGCGGCCCGGCCCCCTACTGCTTCTGCTCCTGCATCGTCGCGGTGA
- a CDS encoding Hsp20/alpha crystallin family protein: MAIPARRHGVPAQWSGGAGMPARSWDPFTEFQQLWDQMGRLFEQGVEAETAAWRPVAETEETVEEYLVRAELPGLQRDEINVEVDGNELRVSGEITEEERGHRLKRRTGAFVYRTILPSDADLDKVGCELHDGVLTVHVPKTEQGRSRRIAIKG; this comes from the coding sequence ATGGCGATTCCCGCCAGGCGCCACGGAGTGCCCGCGCAGTGGAGCGGCGGCGCGGGCATGCCGGCCCGCTCGTGGGACCCCTTCACGGAGTTCCAGCAGCTCTGGGACCAGATGGGCCGGCTGTTCGAGCAGGGCGTCGAGGCCGAGACCGCCGCCTGGCGGCCGGTCGCCGAGACCGAGGAGACGGTGGAGGAGTACCTGGTGCGCGCGGAGCTCCCCGGGCTGCAGCGGGACGAGATCAACGTCGAGGTGGACGGCAACGAGCTCCGCGTCTCGGGCGAGATCACCGAGGAGGAGCGGGGCCACAGGCTGAAGCGGCGCACCGGCGCGTTCGTCTACCGCACGATCCTGCCGTCCGACGCCGACCTCGACAAGGTCGGCTGCGAGCTCCACGACGGCGTGCTGACGGTGCACGTCCCCAAGACCGAGCAGGGCCGCTCGCGCCGCATCGCGATCAAGGGCTGA
- a CDS encoding FAD-dependent monooxygenase encodes MNKAGVPDEVPVLVAGGGPVGLATAVELAHHGVRSLVVEPRETVSWLRPRAKTTSARTMELLRRWGLAETLRARAPLAVSWSDQAVFVNSLLGREIARIGGCFGLDLAGSDLAAEPGQQAPQPLVEEILREAAGDALLTGWQVAGLTEDGDGVTVRIVSGEGEEREVRAAYVVGCDGPRSVTRAAIGARYEGRQDARPNFNIVFRAPGLAERVPHGPAVHYWVLNPAQPGLTGRLDLKDTWWCIAQGVRAEDADPVRLVRNLAGDDDLEVEILATDPWTARMLLADRYASARVFLAGDAAHQNPPYGGHGFNTGIGDAVNIGWKLAAVLNGWAPAALLGTYEAERRPIAADTIEAAAANMATLAPELADPALMGDEAEFEKVRPAVAEAVLRTKHSEFHSLDLVLGYVYTGSPIVADGAGERLPHRWLAPGVSLYDRLGRGFAVLGDPDAPGVKILEAEARDLGVPLELVPLPGEPLTLVRPDQHVAWRGENPEGALRHALAMS; translated from the coding sequence ATGAACAAGGCGGGTGTGCCGGACGAGGTGCCCGTACTGGTCGCCGGAGGCGGGCCCGTCGGCCTGGCGACCGCCGTGGAGCTGGCGCACCACGGGGTGCGGAGCCTGGTGGTGGAGCCGCGCGAGACGGTGTCGTGGCTGCGCCCCCGCGCCAAGACGACCTCCGCCCGCACGATGGAGCTGCTGCGCCGCTGGGGCCTCGCCGAGACGTTGCGCGCCCGCGCCCCGCTCGCGGTGTCCTGGTCGGACCAGGCGGTGTTCGTCAACAGCCTGCTCGGCCGCGAGATCGCCAGGATCGGCGGCTGCTTCGGCCTCGACCTGGCCGGCTCCGACCTCGCCGCAGAGCCGGGGCAGCAGGCGCCCCAGCCGCTGGTCGAGGAGATCCTGCGGGAGGCGGCCGGGGACGCGCTGCTCACCGGCTGGCAGGTGGCCGGGCTGACGGAGGACGGCGACGGCGTCACCGTGCGGATCGTGTCGGGCGAGGGCGAGGAGCGCGAGGTCCGGGCCGCGTACGTGGTCGGCTGCGACGGACCGCGCAGCGTCACCAGGGCCGCCATCGGCGCCCGCTACGAGGGCCGCCAGGACGCCCGCCCCAACTTCAACATCGTCTTCCGCGCCCCCGGCCTCGCCGAGCGCGTCCCGCACGGCCCCGCCGTCCACTACTGGGTGCTGAACCCCGCCCAGCCCGGCCTGACCGGCCGCCTCGACCTGAAGGACACCTGGTGGTGCATCGCCCAGGGCGTACGGGCCGAGGACGCCGACCCGGTGCGGCTCGTCCGCAACCTGGCCGGCGACGACGACCTGGAGGTCGAGATCCTGGCGACCGACCCGTGGACCGCCCGCATGCTGCTGGCCGACCGCTACGCGAGCGCCCGCGTGTTCCTGGCCGGCGACGCCGCCCACCAGAACCCGCCCTACGGCGGCCACGGCTTCAACACCGGCATCGGCGACGCGGTCAACATCGGCTGGAAGCTCGCCGCCGTGCTGAACGGCTGGGCGCCGGCCGCGTTGCTGGGCACGTACGAGGCCGAGCGCCGCCCGATCGCCGCCGACACCATCGAGGCCGCCGCCGCGAACATGGCCACCCTCGCCCCCGAGCTGGCCGACCCGGCGCTGATGGGCGACGAGGCCGAGTTCGAGAAGGTGCGCCCGGCGGTGGCCGAGGCCGTGCTCCGCACCAAGCACAGCGAGTTCCACAGCCTCGACCTGGTGCTCGGCTACGTCTACACGGGCTCGCCGATCGTCGCCGACGGCGCCGGCGAACGCCTCCCGCACCGCTGGCTCGCCCCCGGGGTCTCCCTCTACGACCGTCTCGGCCGCGGCTTCGCCGTCCTCGGCGACCCGGACGCGCCCGGCGTCAAGATCCTGGAGGCGGAGGCCCGCGACCTCGGCGTCCCCCTGGAACTCGTGCCGCTCCCCGGCGAACCCCTGACCCTGGTCCGCCCCGACCAGCACGTGGCCTGGCGCGGCGAGAACCCGGAAGGCGCCCTCCGCCACGCGCTGGCCATGAGCTGA
- a CDS encoding STAS domain-containing protein: MLDLTFAVQKLPGVCVISVAGEIDSATARAFDLYIQRQRRAPGEHVVVDLSEVTFLASAGLRVLLNTHAFARQHGGVLHLAAPHPKIAGLMELTQANTVLHVHETVEQAVIAALQQANAPEKTLTQA, from the coding sequence ATGCTGGATCTCACGTTCGCCGTGCAGAAACTGCCGGGCGTGTGCGTGATCTCCGTCGCAGGGGAGATCGACTCCGCCACGGCTCGCGCGTTCGACCTCTACATCCAGCGCCAGCGGCGCGCGCCGGGCGAACACGTGGTCGTCGATCTCAGTGAGGTCACCTTCCTCGCCAGCGCGGGGCTGCGGGTGCTGCTCAACACCCATGCCTTCGCCCGTCAGCACGGCGGCGTGCTGCATCTGGCCGCGCCGCATCCCAAGATCGCCGGGCTCATGGAGCTGACCCAGGCGAACACCGTTCTGCACGTGCACGAGACGGTGGAGCAGGCCGTGATCGCCGCTCTGCAGCAGGCCAACGCGCCGGAGAAAACTCTCACCCAGGCTTAA